The following proteins come from a genomic window of Nostoc sp. ATCC 53789:
- a CDS encoding site-2 protease family protein, whose protein sequence is MQTNWKIGSLFGIPLFLDPLWFVILGLATLNFGVAYQEWGTAIAWSAGIVMALLLFGSVLLHELGHSLVARSQGIKVNSITLFLFGGIAAIEEESKTPFKAFQVAIAGPLVSIILFFLLSLGVLVIPDTSPLSVMVGDLARINLVVALFNMIPGLPLDGGQVLKAALWQITGNRFQAVHWAARAGQILGYGAIALGFVVDFLTRELALGLWIALLGWFAVRNANTYDNMTTLQESLLKVVAADAMTRDFRVIDADQTLRSFADLYLLETAPSQIYFAASDGRYRGLVSIDDFRLTQRSEWETQTLHSIVHPLTEIPTVTEATTIAEVINKLENEQLPRITVLSPAGAVAGVIDRGDIVRTLAQKLNLRLTDAEIKRIKEEGSYPPGLQLGVIAKSIAN, encoded by the coding sequence ATGCAAACAAATTGGAAAATTGGGTCTTTATTTGGAATTCCCCTGTTTCTAGACCCGTTATGGTTTGTGATTTTAGGGTTGGCAACCCTTAACTTTGGGGTAGCTTACCAAGAATGGGGGACTGCTATAGCTTGGAGTGCTGGAATAGTTATGGCACTACTGCTATTTGGTTCGGTGTTGCTACATGAGTTGGGTCACAGCTTGGTAGCCCGATCGCAAGGTATTAAAGTTAATTCAATTACTCTGTTTCTGTTTGGCGGGATTGCTGCGATTGAAGAAGAATCTAAAACTCCTTTCAAAGCCTTTCAAGTAGCGATCGCTGGGCCATTGGTGAGTATCATACTATTTTTCCTGCTCAGTCTAGGAGTTCTTGTCATCCCTGATACTAGTCCACTCAGTGTCATGGTTGGAGATTTGGCGAGAATTAACTTGGTGGTAGCACTATTTAACATGATTCCTGGCTTGCCTCTAGATGGAGGGCAAGTGTTAAAAGCAGCACTATGGCAAATAACAGGTAATCGTTTTCAAGCCGTACACTGGGCTGCAAGGGCTGGGCAAATTTTGGGTTATGGTGCGATCGCTTTAGGATTTGTTGTAGATTTCTTGACAAGGGAGTTAGCACTTGGTTTGTGGATTGCGCTGTTAGGTTGGTTTGCTGTCCGCAACGCTAACACTTATGACAACATGACTACGTTGCAGGAAAGCCTACTTAAAGTGGTGGCGGCTGATGCGATGACTCGTGACTTTCGGGTTATCGATGCTGACCAGACACTGCGCTCCTTTGCCGATTTATACTTGTTGGAAACCGCTCCTTCACAGATTTATTTTGCTGCTTCTGATGGACGTTACCGGGGTTTGGTTTCCATTGACGATTTTCGTTTAACCCAAAGGAGCGAATGGGAAACCCAAACCTTACACAGCATTGTGCATCCCCTAACAGAAATACCCACTGTTACTGAAGCAACAACCATAGCTGAGGTAATTAACAAGCTGGAAAATGAGCAGTTACCTCGAATTACCGTACTTTCTCCTGCTGGTGCTGTAGCTGGTGTAATTGACCGGGGAGATATTGTGCGAACATTGGCACAAAAGTTAAATTTACGGCTCACAGACGCAGAAATCAAGCGGATAAAAGAAGAAGGTAGCTATCCGCCTGGGTTGCAACTGGGAGTAATAGCGAAGTCAATTGCAAATTAA
- the der gene encoding ribosome biogenesis GTPase Der, with the protein MALPIVAIIGRPNVGKSTLVNRLAGEQTAIVHDEPGVTRDRTYMPAFWNGREFLVVDTGGLVFNDDTEFLPLIRQQAMTALAEACAAIFVVDGQTGPTSADQEIAEWMRQQRVPVLLTVNKCESPDQGLMQAAEFWELGLGEPYPISAIHGSGTGELLDELVNHIPAVEDIPETNEIKVAIVGRPNVGKSSLLNSFVGEERAIVSPISGTTRDAIDTVIEREGQTYRLIDTAGIRKKKHIEYGTEFFSINRAFKAIRRADVVLLVLDAVDGVTEQDQKLAGRIIEEGRACIIVVNKWDAVEKDSYTIYDYEKTLQSRLHFTEWAETIFVSALSGQRVEKILELVKTAAESHKRRVSTSVINEVLTDAVSWHSPPASRGGRQGKIYYGTQVSSQPPTIALFVNDSKRFNDNYRRYIERQFRQQLGFKGTPIILLWRSKKVRDAEIGNVNRATRVKLS; encoded by the coding sequence ATGGCACTGCCAATTGTTGCAATTATCGGACGCCCAAATGTGGGCAAATCCACCCTGGTTAATCGACTCGCCGGGGAACAAACGGCGATTGTCCATGATGAACCGGGAGTGACACGCGATCGCACTTATATGCCAGCTTTCTGGAATGGTCGCGAATTTTTAGTCGTAGACACTGGTGGATTAGTCTTTAATGATGATACCGAATTTCTACCACTGATTCGCCAGCAGGCAATGACAGCCTTAGCAGAAGCCTGTGCCGCAATTTTTGTCGTAGATGGTCAAACAGGCCCCACATCGGCAGACCAAGAAATCGCTGAATGGATGCGTCAACAACGCGTACCTGTGCTACTAACTGTAAATAAATGTGAATCTCCTGACCAAGGCTTAATGCAAGCTGCCGAGTTTTGGGAATTGGGTTTGGGCGAACCATACCCCATCTCCGCGATTCATGGTAGTGGCACAGGAGAGTTACTCGACGAGTTAGTTAATCACATCCCTGCTGTTGAAGACATCCCAGAAACTAATGAAATCAAAGTGGCAATTGTGGGCCGCCCAAATGTAGGCAAATCGAGCTTACTCAATTCTTTTGTTGGCGAAGAAAGGGCAATTGTCAGCCCAATTTCCGGCACAACCCGCGATGCTATTGATACCGTCATTGAACGAGAGGGACAAACCTACCGCCTAATTGACACCGCCGGGATTCGCAAAAAGAAACATATAGAATATGGCACAGAATTCTTTAGTATTAACCGTGCTTTCAAAGCGATTCGTCGCGCGGACGTGGTTTTATTAGTACTAGATGCTGTAGATGGAGTCACAGAGCAAGACCAAAAATTAGCCGGGCGGATTATCGAAGAAGGTCGAGCTTGCATCATCGTCGTTAATAAGTGGGATGCTGTCGAAAAAGACTCTTACACAATCTACGACTACGAAAAAACTCTGCAATCACGGTTACATTTTACCGAATGGGCAGAAACAATTTTTGTGAGTGCGTTGTCAGGACAACGGGTAGAAAAAATTCTCGAATTGGTGAAAACGGCGGCTGAATCACACAAACGGCGTGTCAGCACATCAGTTATTAACGAAGTCTTAACAGATGCCGTTAGCTGGCATTCACCGCCAGCATCTCGTGGTGGTCGTCAGGGCAAGATTTATTATGGTACACAAGTAAGTAGCCAACCACCGACGATCGCACTATTTGTCAATGATTCCAAACGCTTCAATGACAACTATCGGCGGTACATTGAACGTCAATTCCGGCAACAGCTAGGATTTAAAGGCACGCCAATTATTTTACTGTGGCGCAGTAAAAAAGTCCGGGATGCCGAAATTGGTAATGTTAATAGAGCAACTCGCGTCAAATTAAGTTAG
- a CDS encoding energy-coupling factor transporter transmembrane protein EcfT encodes MDLLRSLPLGLYLEQPQTWLHKIDPRVKFAWLMSFLTSYVLANNFWRVLLVVLLIIATLIARIPRRVWQQQMGWLLMLSFFVLAIGAISPDGMGVDYQPRLPANEQILTPQAVSKNIVPEQASNNKKYNYVLFQKGPVKVTRRSLDLAVRLSTIIFTVIYSTNLYLLTTAPEEITSGIESLMQPLRRFKLPVTEIALTLTLSLRFIPLVLEEVQNLFRSVMTRAINWKKLGLKGGFKVWMTVAERLLENLLLRADQMANAMMVRGFTSPNEHRVQWHDLRFKGRDWLAIATLIVFWGIRLAIGTQV; translated from the coding sequence ATGGATTTATTGCGATCGCTGCCACTTGGACTTTATTTAGAACAACCCCAAACTTGGCTGCATAAAATCGATCCGCGAGTCAAGTTCGCCTGGTTGATGAGCTTTTTAACAAGCTATGTTTTGGCTAACAACTTTTGGCGGGTGCTGCTGGTAGTACTATTGATTATTGCCACCTTGATTGCTAGGATTCCCCGGCGAGTATGGCAGCAACAAATGGGCTGGCTATTAATGCTATCGTTTTTTGTCTTAGCGATCGGAGCTATCAGTCCTGATGGAATGGGTGTAGATTATCAACCACGCCTGCCAGCTAATGAACAAATATTAACCCCGCAAGCAGTCTCCAAGAATATTGTTCCAGAGCAAGCAAGTAATAACAAAAAATACAACTATGTGCTATTTCAGAAAGGCCCAGTCAAAGTAACTCGCCGCTCCTTGGATTTGGCAGTACGGCTGAGTACAATTATATTTACCGTAATTTACAGCACCAACCTCTATCTGCTAACAACCGCACCAGAAGAAATCACCTCTGGCATAGAAAGCTTAATGCAACCCCTACGACGCTTCAAATTGCCTGTCACAGAAATTGCTTTAACTTTAACCTTGTCCTTGCGCTTTATTCCTCTAGTTTTAGAAGAAGTGCAAAACTTATTTCGCTCTGTGATGACAAGGGCAATTAATTGGAAAAAGCTGGGATTGAAAGGAGGCTTCAAAGTTTGGATGACAGTCGCAGAGAGATTGTTAGAAAATCTGCTCTTACGAGCCGATCAAATGGCGAATGCAATGATGGTGCGGGGTTTTACCAGTCCCAACGAGCATCGAGTGCAGTGGCACGACTTACGATTCAAAGGGCGTGACTGGCTTGCTATTGCAACTTTAATTGTATTCTGGGGAATACGGCTAGCTATAGGAACTCAGGTCTAA
- the pipX gene encoding transcriptional coactivator PipX, whose translation MNPENAETYINHPTWGLLYKICMVDETQDLFTTLYAQRLFFLVANDVKGVKFQPIGRTEARMMLENRLRTLRRSGHSQEYDQLQSVFQRTFQ comes from the coding sequence ATGAATCCAGAAAACGCAGAAACTTACATAAACCATCCAACTTGGGGTTTACTCTACAAAATCTGTATGGTTGATGAGACCCAGGATTTGTTCACCACACTTTATGCCCAGCGCCTGTTTTTTTTGGTCGCAAATGACGTTAAAGGTGTCAAATTCCAGCCTATAGGACGAACTGAGGCTAGAATGATGTTGGAAAATCGCTTACGTACCCTGCGGCGCAGTGGACATTCTCAGGAGTACGATCAACTTCAAAGTGTTTTCCAACGCACCTTCCAATGA
- a CDS encoding YggS family pyridoxal phosphate-dependent enzyme, which translates to MNSSISERIVSIRSSLPTSVKLIAVSKQVSAQAIRSAYSAGIRDFAESRIQEAASKQAELQDLPDITWHFIGHLQSNKAKKAIEQFPWIHSVDNLKLAQRLDQLAQQLGVSPQVCLQVKILPDPNKSGWSVPELLADLPILDQYKNLQIQGLMTIPPSGLSDPEILNVFNLNRELAKKIQEQNWSHIKMQQLSMGMSGDYELAVQAGATMVRLGTILFGDRS; encoded by the coding sequence ATGAACAGTTCGATTTCCGAACGTATTGTTTCCATTCGTTCATCCCTACCAACTTCAGTCAAATTGATTGCTGTTAGCAAACAAGTTTCTGCCCAGGCCATTCGGTCTGCATACTCCGCAGGGATTCGTGATTTTGCAGAGAGTCGCATCCAAGAAGCCGCCAGCAAACAAGCCGAGTTGCAAGACTTACCGGATATTACCTGGCACTTTATTGGACATTTGCAAAGCAATAAAGCCAAAAAAGCCATCGAACAATTTCCTTGGATTCACTCCGTGGACAATTTGAAGCTGGCACAGCGCTTAGATCAACTAGCCCAACAGCTAGGAGTGAGTCCCCAGGTTTGCCTGCAAGTCAAAATTCTCCCCGATCCCAACAAGTCTGGTTGGAGTGTGCCAGAACTTTTGGCTGATTTACCCATACTCGATCAATACAAAAATTTACAAATTCAAGGTTTGATGACAATTCCACCTTCAGGATTAAGCGATCCGGAAATTTTGAATGTGTTTAATCTCAATCGTGAACTAGCAAAGAAAATCCAGGAGCAAAACTGGTCGCACATTAAAATGCAGCAACTATCTATGGGTATGTCAGGCGACTACGAGCTAGCAGTGCAAGCAGGCGCAACGATGGTACGATTAGGAACAATATTGTTTGGCGATCGCTCTTAA
- a CDS encoding cell division protein SepF, giving the protein MNNIFSKLRDFVGLNEQVEYEYYEEEPETDNNNYQNLYQQENPQPPAPQESATAQNRRWREPVPTMGDDIAAGSKPMGNVIGMPGAINGISEVLVLEPRTFEEMPQAIQALRERKSVVLNLTIMDPDQAQRAVDFVAGGTYALDGHQERIGESIFLFTPSCVQVSTQGGVLHEVPQPPARPSRPTGSPNQTWGNETNRMAQ; this is encoded by the coding sequence ATGAACAACATCTTTTCCAAACTCAGAGACTTTGTAGGTCTAAATGAGCAAGTGGAATACGAATATTACGAAGAAGAACCAGAAACAGATAATAATAATTACCAAAATCTGTATCAGCAAGAAAATCCCCAACCCCCAGCCCCACAAGAGAGCGCAACCGCTCAGAATCGACGCTGGCGGGAACCAGTGCCTACAATGGGAGATGATATCGCAGCAGGTTCAAAGCCAATGGGGAATGTGATTGGTATGCCAGGAGCAATTAACGGAATTTCGGAAGTTTTAGTCCTCGAACCACGCACCTTTGAAGAAATGCCCCAGGCAATTCAAGCGTTGCGAGAACGGAAGTCAGTGGTATTAAATCTGACAATCATGGACCCAGACCAAGCTCAACGAGCAGTAGATTTTGTTGCAGGTGGTACTTACGCACTAGATGGACATCAAGAGCGCATCGGTGAGAGCATCTTCTTGTTTACACCAAGCTGTGTCCAAGTTAGCACCCAAGGTGGCGTTCTTCATGAAGTACCACAACCGCCAGCACGTCCTTCTCGTCCTACAGGTTCTCCAAATCAAACCTGGGGCAACGAAACTAATCGGATGGCACAATAG
- the proC gene encoding pyrroline-5-carboxylate reductase, with protein sequence MTIKFGLIGGGVMGEALLSRLIARGIYQSSEVIVSEPLPSRLDFLQQQYGVAVTTDNSEVFTQAKEVVFLAVKPQVFSAIAQELADIDIINREQSPLIISILAGVPLSQLEAAFVQLPVIRAMPNTPATVGAGITAICSGAYTNTKHHQIAQQVFSAVGEVVEVSEGLMDAVTGLSGSGPAYVALLVESLADGGVSAGLPRAIANQLALQTVLGTAKLLYETKMHPAELKDRVTSPGGTTIAGIAKLEQAGFRSALIEAVKAATERSQELGK encoded by the coding sequence ATGACTATAAAATTTGGTTTAATTGGTGGTGGGGTAATGGGAGAAGCGCTCTTATCCCGCCTTATCGCGCGTGGAATTTATCAATCATCAGAAGTCATAGTTAGCGAACCGCTACCTTCACGCCTAGATTTTTTGCAACAGCAATACGGTGTTGCTGTGACGACAGATAATAGTGAGGTTTTCACCCAAGCCAAAGAAGTTGTATTTTTGGCAGTAAAACCGCAGGTGTTCAGCGCGATCGCGCAAGAATTAGCAGATATTGATATTATTAATAGAGAACAATCACCCCTGATAATTTCCATATTGGCGGGTGTGCCTTTAAGTCAGCTAGAAGCTGCATTTGTGCAATTGCCAGTTATCAGAGCAATGCCCAACACTCCAGCCACTGTGGGAGCAGGAATTACCGCCATTTGTTCCGGTGCATATACTAATACCAAGCATCACCAAATAGCACAACAAGTTTTTTCTGCTGTGGGCGAAGTTGTGGAAGTCTCAGAAGGGCTGATGGATGCAGTTACAGGGCTATCTGGTAGCGGCCCCGCTTACGTGGCGCTGCTAGTAGAATCACTTGCTGATGGCGGAGTATCCGCAGGTTTACCTAGAGCAATTGCTAATCAATTAGCATTGCAAACCGTACTGGGAACAGCGAAACTGTTGTATGAAACCAAAATGCACCCAGCAGAACTTAAAGATCGCGTTACCAGTCCCGGTGGTACAACCATTGCGGGAATTGCCAAGTTAGAACAGGCAGGATTTCGTTCAGCTTTAATTGAAGCAGTGAAAGCTGCCACAGAGCGATCGCAAGAACTGGGAAAATAA